One Verrucomicrobiaceae bacterium genomic window carries:
- a CDS encoding sugar phosphate isomerase/epimerase, whose translation MIKLTGIADEAGASLDVQIQAHQELGWDSIESRAVEFDGVKGNLHEIPDAVFDKVVVHLEQKGMKISGFGSLIGNWAKKITDDFSITEAEISRAIPRMQRLGAKLIRVMSYAVCKTDGKDDAEQFAPERIRRMTEINKRFADAGLTVVHENCMNWGGMSPTYVQRMAEAVPGMKWVFDTGNPVFIDDRDRPGHKQDAWAMYQAIKPHMAHVHVKDGIWDVAKNDATYTFPGEGEGQTERIMRDLVETGYKGYISIEPHVAVVFHGAGAADNLSPEQKAKEQYDSYIKYGRMLEAMLKRVGATLA comes from the coding sequence ATGATCAAACTCACCGGAATCGCAGATGAAGCAGGCGCGTCGCTCGACGTGCAAATCCAGGCCCACCAGGAACTTGGCTGGGACAGCATCGAATCCCGCGCGGTGGAGTTCGATGGCGTGAAGGGCAACCTGCATGAGATCCCGGACGCCGTGTTCGACAAGGTGGTGGTTCACTTGGAGCAGAAGGGCATGAAAATCAGCGGCTTCGGCTCGCTGATCGGCAACTGGGCCAAAAAGATCACCGATGACTTCTCCATCACTGAGGCTGAAATCAGCCGCGCTATCCCGCGCATGCAGCGCCTGGGAGCCAAGCTCATCCGCGTGATGAGCTACGCCGTGTGCAAAACCGACGGCAAGGACGATGCAGAGCAGTTCGCCCCCGAGCGCATCCGCCGCATGACCGAAATCAATAAACGCTTCGCCGATGCTGGCCTGACCGTGGTGCATGAGAACTGCATGAACTGGGGCGGCATGAGCCCGACGTATGTGCAGCGCATGGCAGAGGCCGTGCCGGGCATGAAATGGGTCTTTGACACCGGCAATCCCGTCTTCATCGACGACCGCGACCGTCCCGGCCACAAGCAGGACGCCTGGGCGATGTACCAAGCCATCAAGCCCCACATGGCCCACGTTCACGTCAAAGACGGCATCTGGGATGTCGCGAAGAATGATGCCACCTATACCTTCCCCGGCGAAGGCGAAGGCCAAACCGAGCGCATCATGCGTGACCTGGTGGAGACCGGCTACAAAGGCTACATCAGCATCGAGCCCCACGTGGCCGTGGTCTTCCACGGAGCCGGTGCCGCCGATAATCTCAGCCCCGAGCAAAAAGCCAAAGAGCAATACGACAGCTACATCAAATACGGCCGCATGCTCGAAGCCATGCTGAAGCGTGTGGGTGCTACGCTGGCGTGA
- a CDS encoding Gfo/Idh/MocA family oxidoreductase — translation MLGMIEGNGHPYSWSGIINGYDPAAMAQCPYAGIPVYMGKQPLESVRIPGARVTHIWCDDPADAPKVAAASLIKHVVAKPEDVIGQVDAAVIATDDGTDHVRRARPFIEAGLPVFIDKPMATTLPELRQFIEWHRAGKIILSTSGMRYAPEMRADFLHLGELRWITSFTCKTWERYGIHALEAVEPLLGPGFLTVQAHSDAGGDVMHLTHRSGVRVTIGALHDAYGSFGAVHLYGTQGDLPLKLTDTYHAFRGQLVAFIDMLRTGERPLPFDETVELMLVIIAGIRSREQGGAVISLSDILSLL, via the coding sequence ATGCTCGGCATGATCGAGGGCAATGGTCACCCGTACTCATGGAGCGGCATCATCAATGGCTACGACCCCGCTGCGATGGCCCAGTGCCCCTACGCGGGCATCCCCGTGTATATGGGCAAGCAGCCGCTCGAATCCGTGCGCATCCCTGGAGCCCGCGTGACGCACATCTGGTGCGATGATCCTGCGGATGCTCCGAAAGTGGCCGCCGCCAGCCTGATCAAGCATGTGGTGGCAAAGCCGGAAGACGTCATCGGCCAGGTGGATGCGGCAGTGATCGCGACGGATGATGGCACGGATCATGTGCGCCGCGCACGGCCCTTCATCGAGGCGGGGCTGCCCGTCTTCATCGACAAACCGATGGCCACCACGCTGCCCGAGCTGCGCCAGTTCATCGAATGGCATCGCGCCGGGAAAATCATCCTCTCCACCAGTGGCATGCGCTATGCGCCGGAGATGCGGGCGGACTTTTTGCACCTGGGGGAGCTGCGCTGGATCACCAGCTTCACCTGCAAGACCTGGGAGCGCTACGGCATCCATGCGCTGGAGGCCGTGGAGCCACTGCTGGGCCCAGGATTCCTCACTGTGCAGGCCCACAGCGATGCAGGCGGCGATGTGATGCACCTCACGCATCGCAGCGGCGTGCGAGTCACCATCGGTGCCCTGCATGATGCGTATGGCAGCTTTGGCGCCGTGCATCTCTACGGCACGCAGGGCGACCTGCCGCTGAAGCTCACGGATACCTACCACGCCTTCCGGGGGCAGCTCGTGGCCTTCATCGACATGCTGCGCACCGGCGAGCGACCACTGCCCTTTGATGAAACAGTCGAGCTCATGCTCGTCATCATCGCGGGCATTCGCAGCCGCGAGCAGGGCGGCGCAGTGATTTCGCTCTCCGACATTCTTTCTCTACTATGA
- a CDS encoding c-type cytochrome — protein MFTRLAFLLLLSCQAFPQTGSIPTDRPRARPASALTGWADWEKGEELLKRIKVPPAPVLSPEDEAKTFKLAPGYRAELVACEPMVQCPIFFEFDPEGRIWVVEYQGYMRDVQGSGEGDPICRVVVLTDENGDGKADKSTVFLDKLVMPRSFAFVKGGILLQEPPNLWFCADKDGDLRCDERTLVGTMGVGGNPQHTANGLRRGIDNWLHCADWPHRYQWKDGKLIDETTLHRGQFGVSFDETGRFISCYENSAMHMDLIPAEALMRHPNLAKLAQRGGRGGFGVNVNVAKDAAECFPIRVTPAVTLGALELRDDGRLRTYTIVSGTCFYDGDQFPPEMRGNVFVPDSAGHLVGTLKLSGDVHPHATRFFPPEQELIASTDERFRPVNARVGPDGALYLADMYHGIIEHVIFIVPWLTKQIAERKLYEGNDHGRIWRIVHEKRENRSDGGLVEMLGHANGWQRNTAQRLLVERGEDIGDPNRFETPLHRLHALWTLEGMGKLKPEHLDKAAKDADSRVRATAARLGAQIVLKDELDASVRLHALLSPKPLSAIAEHLTHHEDDLSRVAAMTTLHGKEIALLELLLKWSQSTAHRVETLKLLSQLACMDGKAEAILAKMAETAIWQREALLDGFLASLAKVTLKAKPAFWDELASNRDIAARERLQRLRMALNWPGADVLPITTRKLSEAAKKQIERGAAVYQSVCGLCHQPTGYGVPNVAPPLAESAWVTGEPERLIRIALQGLYGEIEVNGQKWNLAMPGQGLNPLLDDAKLADVLSYIRNAWGNEAQPVSAVQIAAVREQTKDRKMPWTADTLLQVDVGGENAIQPDAEGFLSLPASAAKTYGQKLAYRPSLDVLAPWRIETDVAEWTIQVPSDAEYEVGVVLAADEASAGDAYWVETEHSRVRGTVGATGGYETFAEQSVGTIRLKSGLQKLILRPDGALKQELADVRAVMLRRK, from the coding sequence ATGTTCACGCGTCTAGCCTTCCTGCTCCTGCTTTCCTGCCAAGCCTTTCCTCAAACCGGCAGCATCCCCACAGATCGTCCGCGTGCGAGACCCGCATCGGCTCTCACGGGCTGGGCGGATTGGGAAAAGGGTGAAGAATTGCTAAAACGCATCAAGGTCCCGCCCGCACCGGTGCTTTCGCCAGAGGATGAGGCAAAGACCTTCAAGCTCGCACCCGGTTATCGCGCAGAACTCGTCGCCTGCGAGCCGATGGTGCAGTGCCCGATCTTCTTCGAGTTCGATCCTGAGGGGCGCATCTGGGTCGTCGAGTATCAGGGCTACATGCGTGATGTGCAGGGCAGCGGCGAAGGCGATCCGATCTGCCGCGTTGTCGTGCTCACGGATGAAAACGGCGACGGCAAGGCCGACAAGAGCACCGTCTTCCTCGACAAGCTCGTCATGCCCCGCAGCTTCGCCTTCGTGAAAGGCGGCATCTTGCTGCAAGAGCCGCCGAATCTGTGGTTTTGCGCTGACAAGGACGGCGACCTGCGCTGCGATGAGCGCACGCTGGTCGGCACGATGGGCGTCGGTGGCAATCCGCAGCACACGGCGAATGGCCTGCGCCGGGGCATCGACAACTGGCTGCACTGCGCCGACTGGCCGCATCGCTACCAATGGAAAGATGGCAAGCTGATCGACGAAACCACGCTGCATCGCGGCCAGTTCGGAGTGAGCTTTGATGAAACTGGGCGTTTCATCTCCTGCTACGAAAACAGCGCCATGCACATGGACCTCATTCCAGCCGAGGCATTGATGAGGCACCCAAACCTCGCCAAACTCGCGCAGCGTGGCGGTCGCGGTGGCTTCGGCGTGAATGTGAACGTCGCCAAAGATGCCGCAGAGTGTTTCCCCATCCGCGTGACGCCCGCGGTGACGCTCGGCGCTCTCGAACTCCGCGATGATGGCCGCCTACGCACCTACACCATCGTTTCCGGCACCTGCTTTTACGATGGCGATCAATTCCCGCCGGAGATGCGCGGCAATGTCTTCGTGCCCGACTCCGCAGGCCATCTCGTCGGCACCTTGAAGCTCAGCGGTGATGTACATCCGCACGCCACGCGCTTCTTTCCGCCGGAGCAGGAGCTCATCGCCAGCACCGATGAGCGCTTCCGCCCGGTGAACGCCCGCGTCGGCCCCGATGGCGCTCTTTACCTCGCCGACATGTATCACGGCATCATCGAGCACGTCATCTTCATCGTCCCCTGGCTCACCAAGCAGATCGCCGAACGCAAACTCTACGAAGGCAACGACCACGGTCGCATCTGGCGCATCGTGCATGAGAAACGGGAGAATCGGAGTGATGGAGGTCTGGTGGAGATGCTCGGGCATGCGAATGGCTGGCAGCGAAACACGGCGCAACGCCTGCTGGTCGAGCGTGGGGAGGACATTGGTGACCCAAATCGCTTTGAGACGCCGCTGCATCGTCTGCACGCGCTTTGGACGCTCGAAGGCATGGGCAAACTCAAGCCAGAGCATCTTGATAAAGCTGCGAAGGATGCCGATTCGCGTGTTCGAGCCACTGCGGCAAGGCTGGGAGCCCAAATCGTGCTCAAAGATGAGCTCGATGCCAGCGTAAGGCTTCACGCTTTGCTCTCACCGAAGCCGCTTTCAGCCATCGCAGAGCATCTCACACATCATGAGGATGATTTGAGCCGCGTCGCCGCCATGACGACATTGCATGGCAAGGAGATCGCTTTGCTGGAGCTGTTACTGAAATGGTCGCAAAGCACCGCGCATCGCGTGGAGACGCTCAAATTGCTCTCGCAGCTCGCGTGCATGGATGGCAAAGCGGAGGCCATTCTCGCGAAAATGGCCGAAACGGCGATTTGGCAGCGTGAGGCGCTTTTGGACGGTTTTCTCGCCTCGCTGGCTAAAGTGACGCTGAAGGCCAAACCGGCATTTTGGGATGAACTGGCCTCGAATCGCGACATCGCAGCTCGTGAACGGCTTCAAAGGCTTCGCATGGCCTTGAATTGGCCAGGAGCCGACGTTTTGCCGATCACAACCCGAAAGCTCAGCGAAGCCGCGAAGAAGCAGATCGAACGCGGTGCGGCGGTGTATCAAAGCGTCTGCGGCCTCTGTCATCAGCCCACAGGCTATGGCGTGCCGAATGTGGCACCGCCGCTGGCGGAGAGTGCTTGGGTCACGGGCGAGCCGGAGCGGCTCATCCGCATCGCTTTGCAGGGTTTGTATGGTGAGATTGAGGTCAATGGTCAGAAATGGAACCTCGCCATGCCCGGCCAAGGCCTGAACCCGCTGCTCGATGACGCGAAGCTGGCTGATGTGCTCTCTTATATACGCAATGCCTGGGGAAATGAGGCACAACCCGTCTCCGCCGTGCAAATCGCTGCCGTGCGTGAACAAACGAAGGATCGCAAAATGCCCTGGACTGCCGACACGCTGCTCCAAGTCGATGTAGGTGGCGAAAACGCCATCCAGCCCGATGCAGAGGGTTTTTTGAGCCTGCCAGCGAGCGCTGCGAAGACTTACGGCCAAAAGCTCGCTTATCGGCCCTCTTTGGATGTGCTGGCCCCCTGGCGGATCGAGACCGATGTCGCCGAATGGACGATCCAAGTCCCCAGCGATGCTGAGTATGAGGTCGGGGTGGTTTTAGCAGCGGATGAGGCCTCTGCCGGGGATGCCTATTGGGTGGAAACAGAGCACTCGCGTGTCAGAGGCACCGTCGGGGCTACGGGTGGGTACGAGACCTTCGCGGAGCAATCTGTCGGCACAATCAGGCTCAAGAGCGGCCTGCAAAAGCTGATCCTACGACCTGACGGTGCGCTGAAACAGGAGCTGGCAGACGTGCGGGCAGTGATGCTGAGGCGGAAATGA